One region of Oryza sativa Japonica Group chromosome 5, ASM3414082v1 genomic DNA includes:
- the LOC4338480 gene encoding N-terminal acetyltransferase B complex auxiliary subunit NAA25 isoform X2, whose translation MYKTVGEERFLLWAICSIQLQVHFSIGGEKLLPLAEALLKKHITSHSLHEPEALALYISILEQQSKYDAALEVLSGDLGSLMGREEDKLRLQGRLLAQACNYTAASEIYQKILESCPDDWESFLHYLGCLLEHDVNLPKSRTSEHPSSLPVDSALALKTSLSDELVESRLASALSFVQKLQVNDTSDCVRGPHLASIEIERQRCRSGNPTDRKFIEALINYFHRFGHLSCAASDVEIYLHMLSSDETTELLDTISRSFDASSLSVKGLGLAITTFKVQELLGTFFSKSTTELQHIAKGMVEAFYKNLPLSRDLDPQESMHGEELLCMASSILVQLFWRTRNLGYLIEAILVLEFGLTVRKYVWQYKVMLVHLYSYLGALPLAHRWYVTLEVKNILLESASHHILPQMLNSPLLQQTADLVKDYLKFMDDHLKESADLTCLAYRHRTYSKVIEFVQFKERLQHSMQYLSVRSDSIILSLKQKAESLDEVESILENVNHGARLVELSNEDNVKRFTFNEDLQARPWWTPTTSVNFLSEPFDEGSTPACFRAKACEHKSTEKDDSKIKYAERKALLPRLVYLSMHGCASSLRETQLNGSGLDTDATEMKPLLLKYARSIGYSIDDALSVILGMSSGKKSVKDFTPDIVSWMSFAVFINAWNLWSNESVVPRADESSPSSWQIVDSLVKICVEEQLIDANRILTSPGNNIPVLVQMITEPISWHLVVIQSCVRSMAPQGKKKKKGGPSERPNVPRLQAIQRSVQCMIDTLRSVQSWLSDQMRPEEQALDILLSYLQGGNEDGPGQISCILEENSARHNPELGERIAQSLETWSSAGVVRRIVGAEKELLVELKKICDSKLKLLASVSASLSSALH comes from the exons ATGTACAAAACCGTTGGAGAAGAAAGGTTTTTGCTCTGGGCTATTTGCAGTATTCAACTGCAG GTACACTTTAGCATTGGAGGTGAGAAGTTATTACCACTGGCTGAAGCGTTGCTTAAAAAACACATAACTTCTCATAGTTTACATGAGCCAGAAG CACTGGCACTCTATATTTCAATTCTGGAACAGCAGTCAAAATATGATGCTGCTTTGGAAGTTCTTTCTGGAGACTTGGGGTCTCTtatgggaagggaggaggacaAGCTTCGTCTGCAG GGACGGCTTCTTGCTCAAGCATGCAACTACACTGCTGCTTCCGAGATATATCAAAAGATCCTTGAATCTTG TCCTGATGACTGGGAGTCCTTTCTCCATTATTTAGGCTGCTTGCTGGAGCATGATGTGAACTTGCCTAAATCAAGGACAAGTGAACACCCTTCTTCATTACCTGTAGATTCTGCTCTGGCCCTTAAGACTTCTTTAAGCGACGAGCTG GTAGAGTCTCGCCTTGCAAGTGCATTGTCATTCGTGCAAAAGCTACAGGTTAATGACACCAGCGACTGTGTCAGAGGACCTCATTTAGCCAGTATTGAAATTGAACGGCAACGGTGCCGAAGTGGAAACCCAACTGATAGAAAATTCATTGAAGCTTTGATAAATTACTTTCACAG ATTTGGTCATTTGTCTTGTGCAGCATCAGATGTTGAGATATACCTCCACATGCTATCAAGTGATGAAACAACTGAATTGTTAGATACAATCTCCAGATCTTTTGATGCATCATCACTTTCAGTAAAAGGACTGGGTTTGGCAATAACCACTTTTAAGGTTCAAGAACTCCTGGGAACCTTTTTCTCAAAATCAACTACAG AACTCCAGCACATTGCAAAAGGAATGGTTGAGGCATTTTATAAAAACTTGCCTCTCTCAAGAGACCTTGATCCTCAAGAAAGCATGCATGGTGAAGAATTGCTATGTATGGCCAGCAGTATTCTTGTGCAG CTATTCTGGCGTACAAGGAACTTAGGATACTTAATTGAAGCAATTCTGGTGCTAGAGTTTGGATTGACTGTTCGCAA GTATGTCTGGCAATACAAAGTTATGCTGGTGCATCTCTACTCTTACCTAGGAGCACTTCCATTAGCACATCGATG GTATGTAACCCTGGAGGTGAAAAACATTCTTCTTGAATCTGCGTCGCATCACATCCTGCCACAGATGTTGAATTCACCTTTACTGCAGCAAACTGCTGATCTTGTTAAGGACTATCTAAAATTTATGGATGATCATTTGAAAGAATCTGCTGATCTTACCTGTCTTGCATATAGACACCGTACTTACTCAAAG GTAATTGAATTTGTTCAGTTCAAAGAACGCCTGCAACACTCCATGCAGTATCTTTCTGTAAGATCTGATTCCATAATATTGAGTCTGAAGCAGAAGGCTGAGTCTCTTGATGAAGTGGAG TCTATTCTTGAAAATGTGAACCATGGGGCAAGGTTGGTTGAACTATCAAACGAAGACAACGTGAAACGCTTTACTTTTAACGAAGATCTTCAGGCACGCCCTTGGTGGACACCAACAACAAGTGTTAATTTTCTGTCAG AACCATTTGATGAAGGTTCTACACCTGCATGCTTTAGAGCCAAAGCG TGTGAACACAAATCTACTGAGAAGGATGACTCAAAGATAAAATATGCTGAGAGAAAAGCTCTTCTTCCTCGTCTTGTTTATCTTTCGATGCATGGTTGTGCATCTTCCCTCAGGGAGACTCAACTCAATGGATCTGGTTTGGATACTGATGCCACAGAGATGAAACCATTACTTTTGAAATATGCTAGGAGTATTGGATATTCCATTGATGATGCCCTTAGTGTGATTCTGGGTATGTCATCTGGCAAGAAGTCTGTCAAG GATTTTACCCCTGATATAGTCAGTTGGATGAGCTTTGCTGTATTTATCAATGCATGGAACTTGTGGTCTAATGAATCGGTAGTCCCCAGAGCTGATGAGAGCAGCCCAAGTTCCTGGCAAATTGTGGATAGCTTGGTAAAAATTTGCGTAGAGGAGCAGCTGATTGATGCCAACCGAATCCTAACTTCTCCTGGCAATAACATACCAGTCCTAGTGCAGATGATTACAGAACCCATTTCTTGGCATCTCGTGGTTATTCAGTCTTGTGTGAGGTCGATGGCTCCACagggaaagaagaaaaagaagggtGGTCCATCGGAGCGACCAAATGTACCTCGGTTGCAGGCGATTCAAAGATCTGTGCAGTGCATGATCGACACACTCCGCAGTGTTCAATCCTGGTTATCTGACCAGATGAGGCCGGAGGAGCAAGCTTTGgatattttgttgtcatattTGCAAGGAGGTAATGAGGATGGGCCAGGACAGATATCCTGTATCTTGGAGGAGAATTCAGCAAGACATAACCCTGAACTCGGCGAACGGATTGCTCAATCTTTGGAAACATGGAGTTCTGCTGGTGTGGTCAGAAGAATCGTTGGAGCAGAGAAGGAGCTGTTAGTTGAGTTAAAGAAAATATGCGACTCAAAACTAAAGCTGCTTGCTTCAGTATCGGCTTCTCTATCATCGGCCTTACATTGA
- the LOC4338480 gene encoding N-terminal acetyltransferase B complex auxiliary subunit NAA25 isoform X1, translating to MASKFGLAGGIPERRVRPIWDAVDSRQYKAALKLCTALLAKHPTSPYVLALKGLILERMGKPDEALSVCLNAKEQLYSDNIFHFDDLTLSTLQIVFQRLERLDLATSCYEYACTKYPNNLELMMGLFNCYVREYSYVKQQHTAIKMYKTVGEERFLLWAICSIQLQVHFSIGGEKLLPLAEALLKKHITSHSLHEPEALALYISILEQQSKYDAALEVLSGDLGSLMGREEDKLRLQGRLLAQACNYTAASEIYQKILESCPDDWESFLHYLGCLLEHDVNLPKSRTSEHPSSLPVDSALALKTSLSDELVESRLASALSFVQKLQVNDTSDCVRGPHLASIEIERQRCRSGNPTDRKFIEALINYFHRFGHLSCAASDVEIYLHMLSSDETTELLDTISRSFDASSLSVKGLGLAITTFKVQELLGTFFSKSTTELQHIAKGMVEAFYKNLPLSRDLDPQESMHGEELLCMASSILVQLFWRTRNLGYLIEAILVLEFGLTVRKYVWQYKVMLVHLYSYLGALPLAHRWYVTLEVKNILLESASHHILPQMLNSPLLQQTADLVKDYLKFMDDHLKESADLTCLAYRHRTYSKVIEFVQFKERLQHSMQYLSVRSDSIILSLKQKAESLDEVESILENVNHGARLVELSNEDNVKRFTFNEDLQARPWWTPTTSVNFLSEPFDEGSTPACFRAKACEHKSTEKDDSKIKYAERKALLPRLVYLSMHGCASSLRETQLNGSGLDTDATEMKPLLLKYARSIGYSIDDALSVILGMSSGKKSVKDFTPDIVSWMSFAVFINAWNLWSNESVVPRADESSPSSWQIVDSLVKICVEEQLIDANRILTSPGNNIPVLVQMITEPISWHLVVIQSCVRSMAPQGKKKKKGGPSERPNVPRLQAIQRSVQCMIDTLRSVQSWLSDQMRPEEQALDILLSYLQGGNEDGPGQISCILEENSARHNPELGERIAQSLETWSSAGVVRRIVGAEKELLVELKKICDSKLKLLASVSASLSSALH from the exons ATGGCAAGCAAGTTCGGGCTCGCCGGGGGCATCCCGGAGAGGCGGGTGCGGCCGATCTGGGACGCCGTCGACTCGCGCCAGTACAAGGCTGCGCTCAAGCTCTGCACCGCGCTCCTCGCCAAGCACCCGACCTCCCCTTACGTCCTC GCTCTCAAGGGTCTTATTTTGGAAAGGATGGGAAAGCCTGATGAAGCACTCAGTGTGTGTTTGAATGCCAAGGAGCAGTTGTATTCTGACAACATCTTTCATTTTGATGATCTCACTCTTAGCACCCTGCAGATAGTATTTCAAAGGCTTGAGCGAT TGGATCTTGCTACTTCATGCTATGAGTATGCTTGTACAAAGTACCCCAATAACTTGGAGTTAATGATGGGCCTTTTTAATTGCTATGTCAGAGAGTACTCATATGTGAAGCAGCAACAT ACAGCAATAAAAATGTACAAAACCGTTGGAGAAGAAAGGTTTTTGCTCTGGGCTATTTGCAGTATTCAACTGCAG GTACACTTTAGCATTGGAGGTGAGAAGTTATTACCACTGGCTGAAGCGTTGCTTAAAAAACACATAACTTCTCATAGTTTACATGAGCCAGAAG CACTGGCACTCTATATTTCAATTCTGGAACAGCAGTCAAAATATGATGCTGCTTTGGAAGTTCTTTCTGGAGACTTGGGGTCTCTtatgggaagggaggaggacaAGCTTCGTCTGCAG GGACGGCTTCTTGCTCAAGCATGCAACTACACTGCTGCTTCCGAGATATATCAAAAGATCCTTGAATCTTG TCCTGATGACTGGGAGTCCTTTCTCCATTATTTAGGCTGCTTGCTGGAGCATGATGTGAACTTGCCTAAATCAAGGACAAGTGAACACCCTTCTTCATTACCTGTAGATTCTGCTCTGGCCCTTAAGACTTCTTTAAGCGACGAGCTG GTAGAGTCTCGCCTTGCAAGTGCATTGTCATTCGTGCAAAAGCTACAGGTTAATGACACCAGCGACTGTGTCAGAGGACCTCATTTAGCCAGTATTGAAATTGAACGGCAACGGTGCCGAAGTGGAAACCCAACTGATAGAAAATTCATTGAAGCTTTGATAAATTACTTTCACAG ATTTGGTCATTTGTCTTGTGCAGCATCAGATGTTGAGATATACCTCCACATGCTATCAAGTGATGAAACAACTGAATTGTTAGATACAATCTCCAGATCTTTTGATGCATCATCACTTTCAGTAAAAGGACTGGGTTTGGCAATAACCACTTTTAAGGTTCAAGAACTCCTGGGAACCTTTTTCTCAAAATCAACTACAG AACTCCAGCACATTGCAAAAGGAATGGTTGAGGCATTTTATAAAAACTTGCCTCTCTCAAGAGACCTTGATCCTCAAGAAAGCATGCATGGTGAAGAATTGCTATGTATGGCCAGCAGTATTCTTGTGCAG CTATTCTGGCGTACAAGGAACTTAGGATACTTAATTGAAGCAATTCTGGTGCTAGAGTTTGGATTGACTGTTCGCAA GTATGTCTGGCAATACAAAGTTATGCTGGTGCATCTCTACTCTTACCTAGGAGCACTTCCATTAGCACATCGATG GTATGTAACCCTGGAGGTGAAAAACATTCTTCTTGAATCTGCGTCGCATCACATCCTGCCACAGATGTTGAATTCACCTTTACTGCAGCAAACTGCTGATCTTGTTAAGGACTATCTAAAATTTATGGATGATCATTTGAAAGAATCTGCTGATCTTACCTGTCTTGCATATAGACACCGTACTTACTCAAAG GTAATTGAATTTGTTCAGTTCAAAGAACGCCTGCAACACTCCATGCAGTATCTTTCTGTAAGATCTGATTCCATAATATTGAGTCTGAAGCAGAAGGCTGAGTCTCTTGATGAAGTGGAG TCTATTCTTGAAAATGTGAACCATGGGGCAAGGTTGGTTGAACTATCAAACGAAGACAACGTGAAACGCTTTACTTTTAACGAAGATCTTCAGGCACGCCCTTGGTGGACACCAACAACAAGTGTTAATTTTCTGTCAG AACCATTTGATGAAGGTTCTACACCTGCATGCTTTAGAGCCAAAGCG TGTGAACACAAATCTACTGAGAAGGATGACTCAAAGATAAAATATGCTGAGAGAAAAGCTCTTCTTCCTCGTCTTGTTTATCTTTCGATGCATGGTTGTGCATCTTCCCTCAGGGAGACTCAACTCAATGGATCTGGTTTGGATACTGATGCCACAGAGATGAAACCATTACTTTTGAAATATGCTAGGAGTATTGGATATTCCATTGATGATGCCCTTAGTGTGATTCTGGGTATGTCATCTGGCAAGAAGTCTGTCAAG GATTTTACCCCTGATATAGTCAGTTGGATGAGCTTTGCTGTATTTATCAATGCATGGAACTTGTGGTCTAATGAATCGGTAGTCCCCAGAGCTGATGAGAGCAGCCCAAGTTCCTGGCAAATTGTGGATAGCTTGGTAAAAATTTGCGTAGAGGAGCAGCTGATTGATGCCAACCGAATCCTAACTTCTCCTGGCAATAACATACCAGTCCTAGTGCAGATGATTACAGAACCCATTTCTTGGCATCTCGTGGTTATTCAGTCTTGTGTGAGGTCGATGGCTCCACagggaaagaagaaaaagaagggtGGTCCATCGGAGCGACCAAATGTACCTCGGTTGCAGGCGATTCAAAGATCTGTGCAGTGCATGATCGACACACTCCGCAGTGTTCAATCCTGGTTATCTGACCAGATGAGGCCGGAGGAGCAAGCTTTGgatattttgttgtcatattTGCAAGGAGGTAATGAGGATGGGCCAGGACAGATATCCTGTATCTTGGAGGAGAATTCAGCAAGACATAACCCTGAACTCGGCGAACGGATTGCTCAATCTTTGGAAACATGGAGTTCTGCTGGTGTGGTCAGAAGAATCGTTGGAGCAGAGAAGGAGCTGTTAGTTGAGTTAAAGAAAATATGCGACTCAAAACTAAAGCTGCTTGCTTCAGTATCGGCTTCTCTATCATCGGCCTTACATTGA